The Branchiostoma lanceolatum isolate klBraLanc5 chromosome 1, klBraLanc5.hap2, whole genome shotgun sequence genomic sequence ATTTAAAGTTTCTAGTACCGTGTGGTCTTCATCACTCCGTCATGTCCATGAGCAAAGTTTGCCTGAAACAAAACAGTTCAATTGATGAGTATTGGGCACTTATTAAGTTATTTTTATACATTTCGAGGTGTATTGTAAGGACTATATGTATTTATAAGTATTTTTGGCACCGTTGCAGGTTCTGCCTTGACAGCTACCTACATTAGTCTAAAGCACCTACCTTAAATCTACAACATTGATCTACCTACAGCACTTCTAGTAGTTCTACAACGCCTACCAACGCGTATCTACAACACCTACCAAATTTTATCTACGCCTACTAGTACAGCAGTTTACATACACCTCAATAACCTATGCTACAGCACCAGCACTTATCTACAGCACCTACCTACAGCTACAGCAGTCGACTCTACACTAGCCTTATCTAGGCAACATCTACCAACTTTTCCGAACAACACCTACCAACAGCGGTCTACAACACCGGTAGTTAACCTTTTTAATATCATGCAGcagtctacaacacctacctGGTAAACACGTATCTACAAGACATCTTAGAGCAGAAATTGTTcctgttgtccttgtttaacgtctgtTATATCGcaagacgtggtctcttggtgctgggtttcacttggttcagttacgagtcATCTTGGTAACTTGAAGTTGACTTCCCCGATGCACCGTTATATCATGTTACTGCAATCGTCCTCTATAGTCTATGGCGATCGGCTGTCCACAGGATGTTGATCTTGAGTCTGTGACCTCGGCATCTGGTCTGTAGTACTCTGACCTCATCACTCTCACTAATTCTCATGCTAAGATGCAGTTTTTAACTCCTCTTGCTTCTGGAAAGCAGCCAACTAAAACTCTGTGCAGTACATTCAGCTTGTTTATAGACAGCACCACTCAATTATTTATGGGGGTGACGTTAATATATTTGTCTGGGGCCGACGTGATGATTTGTGTAACTTCAAGTTTTGTTCCCCATTGACGCATTATGTTTAGATATCATTTCAATAATTCAGGCATATTCATCATGgaacattcattttgaaaagtCTTTTAAAACAGTATGGCTATCCCTATAAACAGAGTCGACTTGTCTTGATGACGTCAGAGTGTTGAGCAGTCCGAAGCAGGCAAAATGAACGCGCCGCCAACTTTTGAATCCTTTCTCCTTTTTGAAGGAGAAAAGAAGTAAGTATTGCTACTCTTCATACTGttaatgtgacatttgttatcTTGGTGAAATGTACAGTGAGTGCGTCACAAATGTGGCGATTTGTTTGGAATTTTTCTCTGCAGTGCGACGTGCATGCATgttttgtggggaggggggcgaagatATTTGTTAGTTCCTTTGTGATCTGAACCATCGCAAAGCACCGTTCTAAACTAAAGCAGAATATAGTATAAGGTATAAAATGTTGTTCAAGATGTTTTACATCATTCAGTTGACCAAGCTTCAGCTCTGTACTCCTGTGCTATACATTCAGTTATCGTTTATATAAATTTGTGGTTTCCTGTTTTTATATGAATCCCAATGAAGTTTCAAGTCAAATTGTTATTGAAGTAATCTATATCTAATTTACAAAATTTCTCTCTTTTTGGCAAATCTCCGGTCTTCATTGTCCTTTTATCGACGATCTACCAcccacatttatttatttatatatccTCAGACACTACACGTACCAGTCCTACAATTCAGCCATTTGTGCTGCAAGGGTTTTTAATCGATAAACCATTTTCTCTCAAGTCTTAACCAAACCTTGTTTTCCAGAATCACCATCACTAAAGACACGAAGGTTCCCAATGCCGCCCTCTTCACTGTAAACAAGGAGGACCACACACTGGGCAATCTCCTCAGAGCGTGAGTATGTTCATCTACTGTACTAGTGTACAGGTACCGATAAAGCTACAGGTAAAAGTACAGATAGAGCTACAGGTACAGATATTTAGCTACAGGTACATATAAAGTGGTACAGTACAGGTCAGGTAAGGTCATATTGAGGTACAGATACTACAGGAACAGATAAAGTTACAGATACAAAAGAAGCTATGGATATACAAATTTAATCTGCAGCACCATAAGATCCGCCTCTTTAAACCTACCACCAGATATTTTTCATATGCTTTATGTAATACACCTAACATGTATGCATGTTCTTCCCATCCCCCTGTAGGCAGCTGCTGAAGGACCCCCAGGTGATATTTGCAGGGTACAAGGTTCCCCACCCCCTGGAACACAAGTTTGTACTGAGAGTCCAGACCACGCCCGACTACAGTCCACAGGAGGCCTTCACCAACGCCATCACAGACCTCATCAGCGAAGTATCACTACTCGAGGAGAGATTCAAGGTACTGTACACTCTTTTAAAGTGTTTgacatcaaaatacattttcgtaTCAACTTCAATAATAGCGGTATCTTTCAATGGACACAGACATTTGCACCAAATACACAGCCTTATGATGTTATCGAACATCGAAACATCCAGCCCTTGATTCCTGCCACCAGGTAATTCAATTGAATGTTTGTAAAAAATTTTATAATGTCACATTACAGGTGAAGGTTAacaattgtttattgtttaatgGAATTTCTTTAGACTATcacttacatgtactactggGTCTTAAAGGAAAGCTTCAGTGTCTCTTGTTGTGCCTTTCCAACAGGTTGCAGTGAGAGAGAAGGAAGGAGTGGAGTAATGAAGAAACAGTCTACACTATCGTCTCAGACTGAGCCAGCTTGGGAAACATTGAGGCCACTTGAAAGCCACATCAGATGTACTGGTGTGGCCTGGACAAGACAAGCATGGTCTTCTATATAAAATACATTTCCTGATTGGTAAACCGTAAATGTATGACACAAAGGGAAAGGGGGCATTAATCCAATATCTCATATTGCACTA encodes the following:
- the LOC136422763 gene encoding DNA-directed RNA polymerase II subunit RPB11-a, with the translated sequence MNAPPTFESFLLFEGEKKITITKDTKVPNAALFTVNKEDHTLGNLLRAQLLKDPQVIFAGYKVPHPLEHKFVLRVQTTPDYSPQEAFTNAITDLISEVSLLEERFKVAVREKEGVE